In Arthrobacter citreus, a single genomic region encodes these proteins:
- a CDS encoding response regulator transcription factor, which produces MFTYNEINHQENKTFIFVENTLFVSGICTILEHHKLNVRKIDFHHINTGELNETYFICHVKNEEMVNKSQLLKLRDKKIKIIIIKNNIDYREIVDLMNIGVNGICLTDIDEQYLIQIVKQVQNGQFFLDSRLTNKIVQENNRLIESGRKRKELDYKAMNNLLTKREIEILDLLGKGYSNVQIGDELYISSKTVKNHVSNIIHKLQVSDRLNAVIFAIKNNWISLD; this is translated from the coding sequence ACACTTTTCGTTTCTGGAATTTGTACCATATTAGAGCATCATAAATTAAATGTAAGAAAAATAGATTTCCATCATATCAATACAGGGGAATTAAATGAAACTTATTTTATTTGTCATGTAAAAAATGAAGAAATGGTAAATAAATCGCAATTATTAAAGTTGCGTGATAAGAAAATCAAGATCATCATCATAAAAAATAATATAGATTACAGAGAAATTGTGGACTTGATGAATATCGGAGTTAATGGAATATGCTTAACAGATATAGATGAACAATACTTAATTCAAATTGTTAAACAAGTACAAAACGGTCAATTCTTTCTAGATTCACGATTAACAAATAAAATTGTACAAGAAAACAATCGACTAATTGAGAGTGGTAGAAAAAGAAAAGAATTAGACTATAAAGCAATGAATAATCTGTTAACGAAAAGAGAAATTGAAATATTAGATTTACTAGGTAAAGGTTATTCGAACGTACAAATCGGTGATGAATTGTATATCTCAAGTAAAACTGTAAAAAATCACGTTTCAAATATAATTCATAAATTACAAGTTTCCGACCGATTAAACGCAGTCATTTTTGCGATAAAAAATAATTGGATTTCCCTTGATTAA
- a CDS encoding helix-turn-helix transcriptional regulator, giving the protein MVSDYTIQEQIRKIEVSTSHEEHMYNTLDLYMNLFPVENAYLFRYSPFGFLGEGIILITTDGLSHIREIRDDIRSLPIIYSAICERKAKFCSGIEYLKQTSSKYIFPSSVSSMIAVPICFGTVVVGYICSTEFKDELKMDEKLLSSFTYYGKLIGKFLENTTGSHHSIELSKRELEVMKRIAWGESTKEMADSMNISELTVKQYVKSAIKKLGANNRSHAVGELVRKGIIS; this is encoded by the coding sequence GTGGTTTCTGACTATACCATACAAGAACAAATTAGAAAAATTGAAGTTAGTACTAGTCACGAAGAACATATGTACAACACCCTTGATCTGTATATGAATCTTTTTCCGGTAGAAAATGCATATTTATTTAGATATTCTCCTTTTGGATTTTTAGGAGAAGGTATCATATTAATTACTACGGATGGATTATCTCATATTCGTGAAATTAGAGATGATATTCGTTCACTACCGATTATTTATTCAGCAATTTGTGAGAGAAAAGCAAAATTTTGTTCTGGTATTGAATACTTAAAACAAACAAGTAGTAAATATATCTTCCCTTCTAGTGTCAGTTCCATGATTGCAGTGCCTATTTGTTTTGGGACAGTGGTTGTTGGTTATATTTGTTCAACAGAATTTAAAGATGAATTAAAAATGGATGAAAAATTATTATCGTCTTTTACATATTATGGTAAGTTAATTGGTAAATTTTTAGAAAATACAACTGGATCTCACCATTCAATTGAATTAAGTAAAAGAGAATTAGAAGTAATGAAGAGAATTGCTTGGGGTGAAAGTACGAAAGAAATGGCAGATTCAATGAATATTAGCGAACTTACAGTAAAACAATATGTGAAATCCGCGATCAAAAAGCTTGGAGCTAATAATCGCTCACACGCAGTTGGAGAATTAGTCCGTAAAGGGATTATCTCTTAA
- a CDS encoding alpha/beta hydrolase, producing MEPNAVREMFASVPPVEVELAPLAKIEDRKVSVGQDDQIKIRVYTPEGEGPFPVFVYYHGGGWVIGDLETSEASCRMLANRTNRIVVSVDYRLAPEYKFPIPVEDSYTALKWVSEHANEFNGNASNLVVGGDSAGGNLAAVVSQLSKDQNGPNILGQVLVYPVTALTYDTKSYFDFQEGYGLDRDLMIWFGNHYINSEEDSRNKYVSPLSSEDLSNLPSALIITAENDVLRDEGNKYGQRLRDAGVNVEMHCEEGLVHGYFTNMAVFPERIEKSINRIEEFLNKLNQTVLNKG from the coding sequence ATGGAACCAAATGCAGTAAGAGAAATGTTTGCAAGTGTACCACCTGTAGAAGTTGAACTAGCTCCGTTAGCGAAAATTGAAGATCGAAAAGTTTCAGTTGGACAAGATGACCAAATTAAGATTAGGGTATACACTCCAGAGGGGGAAGGCCCATTTCCAGTATTTGTGTATTACCATGGTGGCGGTTGGGTAATAGGTGATTTAGAAACATCAGAAGCAAGTTGTAGAATGCTAGCTAATCGTACGAATAGAATAGTTGTTTCTGTTGATTATCGACTTGCTCCAGAATACAAATTTCCAATACCAGTTGAAGATTCTTATACAGCATTAAAATGGGTGAGTGAGCATGCTAATGAATTTAATGGAAACGCCTCCAATTTAGTTGTTGGTGGGGATAGTGCAGGAGGAAATCTTGCAGCAGTTGTATCGCAACTTTCAAAAGATCAAAACGGACCTAATATTTTAGGACAAGTACTTGTATATCCTGTTACGGCTTTAACTTATGATACTAAATCGTATTTTGATTTCCAAGAAGGGTATGGACTAGATCGCGATTTAATGATCTGGTTTGGAAACCATTATATCAATTCTGAAGAAGACTCTAGAAATAAATATGTTTCTCCACTTTCATCTGAAGATTTAAGTAACCTACCTTCTGCGCTTATTATTACTGCAGAAAATGATGTACTTCGAGATGAAGGAAATAAATATGGTCAGCGTTTAAGAGATGCAGGTGTAAATGTAGAGATGCATTGTGAGGAAGGACTTGTTCACGGATATTTTACAAATATGGCGGTGTTTCCTGAGCGAATAGAGAAATCGATTAATCGAATTGAGGAGTTTTTAAATAAATTGAATCAAACGGTTTTAAATAAAGGATAA
- a CDS encoding NAD(P)/FAD-dependent oxidoreductase, which produces MKANIQHFDAIVIGAGFSGLYMLHRLREDGISARVFEAGEGVGGTWFWNRYPGARCDSESIYYNYTFSEELYKEWTWTSRYPEQPEILSYLNFVADKFNLRKDIQFNTKVQSAHYNPENNLWNIKLENNTNVTAKYFITGVGCLSAANVPDFKGIESFNGEWYHTGHWPRDKEVDLKSKHVGIIGTGSSGVQAIPVIAQQAGHLTVFQRTPQYSAPARNHPYDLEYIRNTKANFKEIKKQMRESTGGQPTEVPTQSALEVNHLERTQKYEDIWKNGGLGLFGAFTDLTLNEKANETVAEFIRSKISEIVHDSKVAKKLMPYYYYGTKRPIIDTNYYETYNRDNVTLIDVKSDPIESITPAGLKTKDNEYELDVIIFATGYDGMTGPLMKIDIKGKDGVTLKEKWAGGAQTRTYLGIANAGFPNMFMITGPESPSVLSNMPVSIEQHVEWIADCIQFLRQKDIDVIEANIEAENAWSQHCREVAEATLFTKTESWYTGANIKGKPRGFQIYLGGVGAYRKKCDEIASSGYEGFVLTSTAVH; this is translated from the coding sequence ATGAAAGCTAACATTCAACATTTTGACGCAATTGTTATTGGTGCAGGCTTTTCGGGGTTATACATGCTCCATCGCTTAAGAGAGGATGGAATCTCGGCTCGTGTATTTGAAGCTGGTGAGGGCGTTGGCGGGACATGGTTTTGGAATCGTTATCCAGGAGCAAGATGTGATTCAGAAAGCATTTACTATAATTATACATTTTCTGAAGAATTATATAAAGAATGGACATGGACTTCTAGGTATCCTGAGCAACCTGAAATATTAAGCTATTTGAATTTTGTAGCCGATAAATTTAATTTACGTAAAGATATTCAATTTAATACAAAAGTTCAATCTGCACACTATAATCCTGAAAATAATTTATGGAATATTAAACTTGAAAACAACACAAACGTAACGGCAAAATACTTTATTACTGGTGTTGGATGTTTATCAGCAGCAAATGTGCCTGACTTCAAAGGAATCGAATCATTCAATGGAGAATGGTATCATACAGGTCACTGGCCAAGAGATAAAGAAGTTGATTTAAAAAGTAAACATGTTGGAATCATTGGAACAGGATCGAGCGGTGTACAAGCTATTCCAGTGATTGCACAGCAAGCAGGTCACTTAACTGTATTTCAACGAACACCTCAATATAGTGCACCTGCGAGAAATCATCCTTATGACCTAGAATATATCCGAAATACTAAAGCAAATTTTAAAGAAATTAAAAAACAAATGCGAGAATCTACTGGCGGTCAACCTACTGAAGTACCAACTCAATCTGCACTAGAGGTTAATCATTTAGAAAGAACTCAAAAATACGAAGATATTTGGAAAAATGGCGGACTTGGACTTTTTGGAGCATTTACTGACCTTACACTGAATGAAAAAGCAAATGAAACAGTTGCTGAGTTTATCCGCTCAAAAATTAGTGAAATAGTACATGATTCTAAAGTTGCCAAAAAATTAATGCCATATTATTACTATGGTACAAAACGTCCGATTATTGATACGAATTATTATGAAACATATAATCGTGATAATGTTACATTAATTGATGTCAAGAGCGATCCAATCGAATCAATTACACCTGCTGGTTTGAAAACTAAAGATAATGAATACGAATTAGATGTTATTATTTTTGCTACTGGTTATGATGGGATGACCGGTCCGTTAATGAAGATCGATATAAAAGGAAAAGATGGAGTTACATTAAAAGAAAAATGGGCAGGAGGAGCTCAAACTAGAACCTATCTTGGAATTGCTAACGCAGGATTTCCTAATATGTTTATGATCACTGGCCCTGAAAGTCCTTCAGTTTTAAGTAATATGCCAGTTTCAATCGAACAACATGTAGAATGGATTGCGGATTGTATTCAGTTCTTACGACAAAAGGACATCGATGTAATTGAAGCTAATATTGAAGCAGAAAATGCATGGAGTCAACATTGTCGAGAAGTTGCCGAGGCGACACTTTTTACTAAAACCGAATCATGGTACACCGGGGCAAATATTAAAGGAAAACCAAGAGGGTTTCAAATTTATTTAGGCGGTGTTGGAGCATACCGTAAAAAGTGCGATGAAATTGCTTCGAGTGGGTATGAAGGTTTTGTTTTAACTTCAACTGCAGTTCACTAA